A stretch of Flavobacterium sp. N2270 DNA encodes these proteins:
- a CDS encoding DUF6265 family protein, with protein sequence MKNYILLLLLTASFGFAQNTLHYNDEKGSPKATLQNISWISGNWIGEALGGICEENWSKPIGNSMMFNFKLVKNGKVVFYELGHIIEKDNTLLLQLKHFGADLKGWEKPEISEEFRLVKVEENKVFFNQFTFEKVSDNEMNIYVVFEETGKEMKFNYKK encoded by the coding sequence ATGAAAAATTACATTCTTTTATTATTACTTACAGCATCTTTTGGTTTTGCTCAAAACACTTTACATTATAACGATGAAAAAGGTTCGCCTAAAGCAACATTGCAAAATATATCATGGATTTCAGGAAACTGGATAGGTGAAGCTCTAGGTGGAATTTGTGAAGAAAACTGGAGTAAACCCATTGGTAACTCAATGATGTTTAACTTTAAATTGGTTAAAAACGGAAAAGTTGTTTTTTATGAATTAGGCCATATTATAGAAAAAGATAATACACTTTTATTGCAATTGAAACATTTTGGAGCGGATTTAAAAGGTTGGGAAAAACCAGAAATTAGCGAAGAATTTAGGCTCGTGAAAGTAGAAGAAAACAAAGTGTTTTTCAATCAATTTACATTTGAAAAGGTTTCGGATAATGAAATGAATATTTATGTAGTTTTTGAAGAAACTGGCAAAGAAATGAAGTTTAATTATAAGAAATAA
- a CDS encoding SDR family oxidoreductase: protein MKRNEISILGCGWLGLPLAKKLIENGFSIKGSTTSEEKLTVLEENKIQPYLIALDEDKIIGNITNFLTESEVLIIDIPPKLRSSQSENFVSKIKNLIIEIEKSAIKKVLFISSTSVYGDLPIFSTGLEVTEESALNPDSEGGKQLLEVEQLLQSNPNFKTTVIRFGGLIGKDRHPIQFLAGRENVENPEAPINFIHQDDCIGIIEKLINKGLRQAQSDNWDWNETFNAVAPEHPTRADYYHKKALEMNLKVPTFVKDSKSKGKIISSKKLQKILNYTFQKQI, encoded by the coding sequence ATGAAAAGGAATGAAATTTCAATATTAGGTTGTGGTTGGCTTGGTCTTCCTTTAGCCAAAAAGTTAATTGAAAACGGATTTTCCATTAAAGGTTCTACAACTTCTGAAGAAAAACTAACTGTATTAGAAGAAAACAAAATTCAACCGTATTTAATTGCATTAGACGAAGATAAAATAATTGGAAACATAACCAATTTTCTTACCGAATCAGAAGTTTTAATTATTGATATTCCACCAAAATTACGAAGTTCTCAATCAGAAAATTTTGTTTCTAAAATTAAAAACTTAATAATCGAAATTGAAAAGTCAGCAATTAAAAAAGTGCTTTTTATAAGCTCGACTTCGGTTTATGGTGATTTGCCAATCTTCTCGACTGGGCTCGAAGTGACAGAAGAATCAGCTTTAAACCCAGATTCTGAAGGTGGAAAACAATTACTTGAAGTAGAACAATTATTACAATCCAATCCCAATTTTAAAACTACAGTTATTCGCTTTGGTGGATTAATTGGTAAAGATCGTCATCCAATACAATTCTTAGCAGGAAGAGAAAATGTCGAAAACCCTGAAGCGCCTATTAACTTTATTCATCAAGATGATTGCATTGGAATTATTGAAAAGTTAATTAACAAAGGACTTCGACAGGCTCAGTCTGACAATTGGGATTGGAATGAAACCTTTAATGCTGTTGCACCAGAACATCCTACAAGAGCAGATTATTATCACAAAAAAGCTTTAGAAATGAATTTAAAAGTCCCTACTTTTGTAAAAGATTCAAAATCTAAAGGCAAAATAATTAGCAGTAAAAAACTGCAAAAAATTCTCAACTACACCTTTCAAAAACAAATTTAA
- a CDS encoding DMT family transporter, with amino-acid sequence MAYYSVFHNYITKKKNAIGLPVLALIWCCFFWGTTWIASKEGVKHMPALQLVAIRQLLGGLIFLIYFLAIKAPWPNKRQWRNILILSVLNFMLSNGLSTWGVKYISSGLGAIIGSIFPLWIVIISFFRGEKVSWRATLGLVICFLGICVIFYDYLHDFLNPEFQFGIILSIIATFTWALSTIYIKENNTNFNPYFNIGLQMLISCTVMFSVCEFSGISMPLNEIPAISWWAIIYLVLFGSVFTFIAFIYSLEHLPREISSLYAYVNPMVALLFGYLLFNESLSTTIIIGGLITLSGLFMVNKAIKKK; translated from the coding sequence ATGGCATATTATAGCGTTTTTCATAACTACATAACTAAAAAGAAAAACGCAATTGGCTTGCCTGTGCTTGCACTTATTTGGTGTTGCTTTTTTTGGGGAACCACATGGATTGCTTCAAAAGAAGGCGTAAAACACATGCCAGCACTTCAATTAGTTGCAATTAGACAATTGTTAGGCGGATTGATTTTCTTAATTTATTTCTTAGCTATAAAAGCGCCTTGGCCAAATAAAAGACAATGGCGAAACATTCTTATTTTGAGCGTTCTAAACTTTATGTTGAGTAATGGCTTAAGTACTTGGGGCGTAAAATATATATCGAGTGGATTAGGAGCAATTATTGGTTCAATTTTCCCACTTTGGATTGTAATCATCAGTTTTTTTAGAGGCGAAAAAGTCTCTTGGCGTGCTACGCTAGGATTGGTAATTTGTTTTCTTGGAATCTGTGTAATTTTTTACGATTATTTACATGATTTCTTAAATCCAGAATTTCAATTTGGAATTATTTTATCCATCATAGCAACGTTTACTTGGGCATTATCTACTATTTATATCAAAGAAAACAATACCAATTTTAATCCCTATTTTAATATTGGATTACAAATGCTCATCTCATGTACGGTCATGTTTTCTGTTTGTGAGTTTTCAGGAATAAGTATGCCGTTAAATGAAATTCCAGCTATTTCATGGTGGGCAATTATTTATTTAGTACTATTTGGTTCGGTATTTACATTTATAGCATTCATCTATTCTTTAGAACACTTACCTAGAGAAATAAGTAGTTTGTACGCTTATGTGAATCCAATGGTTGCTTTATTGTTTGGTTATTTACTCTTTAACGAATCCTTAAGCACTACAATTATTATTGGCGGATTGATTACACTTTCTGGACTTTTCATGGTAAATAAGGCGATTAAAAAGAAATAA
- a CDS encoding M13 family metallopeptidase yields MKNYIFKGSLGFLFLASLLNSCKAKQEATHVVESVEVKKESVGINTDFMDTSVKPSDDFFRYVNGKWLDNTEIPSDRTRWGSFDELRKNTDEDVMAILKDAINDKSIDPNSDQAKAINLYKSILDTVTRNKQGIEPIKPYLAKIDAVKSSKDVAALITEMEADGNGVGFFGSYVYTDAKNSSRNVVYLSTGSLGLPDRDYYVSDAPDNVEKRQKYQAHIARMLQFIGEDEKTATSNAAKILALETKMSTATLDRVERRDRRKTYNPMTIAELQKLSPSVNWSSYYQGIGIGKIDSVIVSQPKYIETVESILKESKVDSWKAYMKWTVLRQSSGLLTTEIGNANWEFYGKTLTGAVKQRPADERALATVNGTLGEALGKLYVEKKFPAEAKAKAEAMIANVFLAFENRIDNLPWMTKATKENAKLKLRKSRVKIGYPDKWKDYSELVIASPENGGTYFENMKNASKWGNNENIKKLGKPVDKEEWGMSPQTVNAYFNPSNNEIVFPAAILQPPFYDYKADEAVNYGGIGAVIGHEISHGFDDSGSRYDADGNLVNWWSDEDLTQFTSLGGALADQYSNLQPLPGTFVDGKFTLGENIGDLGGVNAAYDGLQIYLAKNGNPGLIDGFTPEQRFFISWSTIWRSKMRDEAIKNQVKTDPHSPGMYRAYVPLQNVDAFYKAFSIKEGDGMYIAPDKRVKIW; encoded by the coding sequence ATGAAAAACTACATTTTTAAAGGAAGCTTAGGCTTTCTTTTTTTGGCCTCACTATTAAATTCTTGTAAAGCAAAGCAAGAAGCAACTCATGTTGTAGAATCTGTTGAGGTTAAAAAAGAATCGGTTGGTATTAATACTGATTTCATGGATACTTCTGTGAAACCTTCAGACGATTTTTTCCGTTATGTAAACGGAAAATGGTTAGACAATACAGAAATTCCTAGCGATAGAACCCGTTGGGGAAGTTTTGACGAGCTTCGTAAAAATACAGATGAAGACGTAATGGCTATTTTAAAGGATGCGATTAACGACAAGTCTATTGACCCAAATTCAGATCAAGCGAAAGCTATTAATTTGTACAAGTCTATATTAGATACTGTAACTAGAAACAAACAAGGAATTGAACCAATAAAACCTTATTTGGCAAAAATTGACGCTGTAAAATCTTCTAAAGATGTAGCTGCTTTAATTACTGAAATGGAAGCTGACGGAAATGGCGTTGGTTTTTTTGGTAGTTATGTATATACAGACGCTAAAAACAGTAGTAGAAATGTGGTTTACTTAAGCACAGGTAGTTTAGGATTGCCTGATAGAGATTATTATGTTTCTGATGCTCCAGATAATGTTGAAAAACGTCAAAAATACCAAGCACATATAGCAAGAATGCTACAGTTTATTGGTGAAGATGAAAAAACGGCTACTTCAAATGCTGCTAAAATTTTAGCTTTAGAAACTAAGATGTCAACGGCGACTTTAGATAGAGTAGAACGTAGAGATAGAAGAAAAACCTATAATCCAATGACTATTGCTGAATTGCAAAAATTAAGTCCTTCAGTTAATTGGTCTTCTTACTATCAAGGTATTGGTATCGGGAAAATTGATTCTGTAATTGTATCTCAGCCAAAATACATCGAAACGGTTGAATCTATTCTTAAAGAGAGCAAAGTAGATTCTTGGAAAGCCTATATGAAATGGACTGTGTTACGTCAATCTTCAGGATTGTTAACTACTGAAATTGGAAATGCAAATTGGGAATTTTATGGAAAAACGTTAACAGGAGCGGTTAAACAACGCCCAGCGGATGAAAGAGCATTGGCAACTGTAAACGGAACTTTAGGTGAGGCTTTAGGTAAATTGTATGTAGAGAAAAAATTCCCTGCAGAAGCAAAAGCAAAAGCAGAAGCAATGATTGCAAATGTATTTTTAGCTTTTGAAAATCGTATCGATAATTTACCTTGGATGACAAAAGCTACTAAGGAAAATGCAAAATTAAAACTTAGAAAATCAAGAGTTAAAATTGGTTATCCAGATAAATGGAAAGATTATTCTGAATTGGTAATTGCAAGTCCAGAAAATGGAGGAACGTATTTTGAAAACATGAAAAATGCTTCAAAATGGGGAAATAATGAGAACATTAAAAAACTTGGAAAGCCAGTAGACAAAGAAGAGTGGGGAATGTCTCCTCAAACGGTTAATGCTTATTTTAACCCTTCAAATAATGAAATCGTTTTCCCAGCTGCAATTTTACAACCACCTTTTTATGATTATAAAGCAGATGAAGCGGTGAATTATGGTGGAATTGGAGCGGTAATTGGGCACGAAATTTCTCATGGATTTGATGATTCGGGTTCACGTTACGATGCAGACGGTAACCTTGTAAACTGGTGGAGTGATGAAGATTTAACACAATTTACTTCTCTTGGAGGCGCTTTGGCAGATCAATATTCTAACTTACAACCTTTACCAGGAACTTTTGTAGATGGTAAATTTACATTGGGTGAAAATATTGGTGATTTAGGTGGAGTAAACGCTGCTTATGATGGTTTACAAATTTATTTAGCTAAAAACGGAAATCCAGGATTAATTGATGGTTTTACGCCAGAACAACGTTTCTTTATTTCTTGGTCAACTATTTGGAGAAGTAAAATGCGTGATGAAGCAATTAAAAATCAGGTAAAAACTGATCCGCATTCGCCAGGAATGTATCGTGCATATGTTCCCTTACAAAATGTAGATGCTTTTTATAAAGCGTTTAGTATTAAAGAAGGAGATGGAATGTATATTGCTCCAGATAAGAGAGTAAAAATTTGGTAA